A single genomic interval of Streptococcus oralis subsp. dentisani harbors:
- a CDS encoding FtsX-like permease family protein → MFSKLVSRNSKRDRKNNGLYFSSMVLSIISFYIILSLSHQDVMIFLKQIESHAVNKLFSMIPILYVATLFILFFLVYFASSMQMERRKHEFGVYLTLGMRRSKLFLLLLLEDLRNSILALGIGLPISILISELISLITAKIVGLGIIEHQFSLSTTALLYTVIGFLAVKLAVFVLLSAKTANKEIGNLLSYSPSGMKKLLPKGVYLLASVLGILLLGTAYYMGMSGRAWKSVITMGITVFLGTLGTILLFFGMRLFIDFLVKLGNNRKLHAYNFRQIQELVIQRSTILAICSLLIFSALCLFGAGVAIASGNSGNQTHVLDYTFRDSKQETDENLDVNTVKKELEAAGLASQFSKILQIKVGKPKEHESVSFEEVIKELKKQKGSKNKEILLHKFKQSTNSHLMPVSEYNELRKAANLPPLKLTSKEAYLYMGKDFLPDESLVNSVLKTKPQIKVMENDVKLIGEVESLPIVTDREITLSVALIVPDETFMSYTDGHYSNYVSGILAPELVKEKGLMRAISDTNEKLNQTSLGYESYIQNMGRQLFYIISASYITIYLAIIFLVVANTIIGVQFLMGQRQSYRRYQTLIHLGANYETLCKSSEKQINWYFGLPIALALISSSFGVGSLLTGIVPASARMAMGQKFITAMLIVLLLAGFEVIYIRIVKKNSNKYLLSLMEPKRDE, encoded by the coding sequence ATGTTTTCTAAATTAGTCTCAAGAAATAGCAAGAGAGATCGAAAGAATAATGGCTTGTACTTCAGTTCCATGGTTCTTTCTATTATCTCCTTTTACATCATCCTTTCTTTGTCCCATCAAGATGTGATGATCTTTCTAAAACAAATAGAGAGTCACGCTGTAAATAAACTCTTTAGCATGATTCCTATTCTTTACGTAGCAACGCTCTTTATTCTCTTTTTTCTAGTCTACTTCGCAAGCAGTATGCAGATGGAAAGAAGAAAACATGAATTTGGTGTCTATCTCACACTAGGCATGCGAAGAAGCAAACTCTTCTTGCTACTCCTGCTTGAGGATTTGAGAAACAGTATCCTTGCTCTTGGAATAGGTCTTCCTATTTCTATCTTGATTTCAGAACTGATCAGCCTAATAACCGCTAAAATTGTGGGACTAGGTATTATTGAACATCAATTTTCTCTATCTACCACAGCTCTACTCTATACAGTCATTGGCTTCCTAGCCGTAAAATTAGCTGTTTTTGTCCTTTTAAGTGCAAAAACAGCTAATAAGGAAATCGGAAACTTGCTATCCTATTCTCCTTCTGGGATGAAGAAACTACTCCCAAAGGGTGTGTACCTTCTTGCTTCTGTCCTCGGGATTTTGCTTCTAGGAACAGCCTATTACATGGGTATGAGTGGACGAGCTTGGAAAAGTGTCATAACCATGGGTATCACTGTTTTCTTGGGGACTCTAGGAACTATCCTCCTCTTCTTTGGTATGCGTTTATTTATAGACTTTTTGGTCAAGCTTGGAAACAATCGAAAACTTCATGCCTATAATTTTAGACAGATTCAGGAATTAGTTATCCAGCGCTCAACTATACTGGCTATCTGCTCTCTCTTAATCTTCTCTGCCTTGTGCCTCTTTGGAGCAGGTGTTGCCATTGCAAGTGGCAATTCAGGCAATCAAACCCACGTATTGGATTATACATTTAGAGATAGCAAGCAGGAAACAGATGAAAATCTTGATGTAAATACAGTTAAAAAAGAGCTTGAAGCTGCTGGACTAGCATCACAGTTTTCAAAGATTCTGCAAATTAAAGTCGGCAAACCTAAAGAACACGAGTCCGTGTCCTTCGAAGAGGTCATCAAGGAGTTGAAAAAGCAAAAAGGCAGCAAGAACAAGGAAATTTTGCTCCATAAATTTAAACAGTCTACTAATTCCCACCTCATGCCAGTTTCCGAATACAATGAACTTAGAAAGGCTGCCAATCTCCCTCCTCTAAAATTAACTAGCAAGGAAGCCTACTTGTATATGGGGAAAGATTTTCTCCCAGATGAAAGTCTCGTCAACTCTGTTCTGAAGACGAAGCCTCAAATCAAAGTCATGGAAAATGATGTAAAATTGATTGGAGAGGTGGAGTCTTTACCAATTGTAACGGATCGTGAAATCACCCTCTCTGTTGCCCTCATAGTCCCAGATGAGACCTTTATGAGCTATACAGACGGTCACTATTCGAACTATGTCAGCGGTATCTTAGCTCCTGAGCTAGTCAAGGAAAAAGGCTTGATGAGAGCTATCTCAGATACGAATGAAAAGCTAAATCAAACCTCTCTTGGCTATGAAAGCTATATACAAAATATGGGAAGACAATTATTTTACATTATCTCTGCCAGCTATATCACCATCTATCTGGCTATCATCTTCCTTGTTGTGGCAAATACAATCATTGGCGTTCAGTTTTTGATGGGACAAAGACAATCCTACAGACGATACCAAACCTTGATCCATCTCGGAGCCAACTACGAAACTCTTTGTAAATCGTCAGAAAAGCAAATCAATTGGTATTTCGGTCTGCCAATAGCCCTTGCACTTATCAGTAGTAGCTTCGGAGTGGGCTCCCTCCTCACAGGAATAGTACCAGCCAGTGCAAGAATGGCCATGGGGCAAAAATTTATCACAGCCATGCTGATAGTACTGCTCTTAGCAGGCTTTGAAGTCATCTATATCAGAATTGTAAAGAAAAATAGCAACAAGTACTTGTTGTCCTTAATGGAACCCAAAAGAGATGAATAA